Below is a window of Myxococcaceae bacterium JPH2 DNA.
TCACCAACTGACGCGCGACCTGGGAGAAGCGGTGGGCGACGCCTCCGCCGCCCACCGCTCCACCCGCGCACGACTCAGACCCGGAGCGGATTCACCGCCTCCGGGCACTCCCAATAGGTGTACTCGCACACCGCTCGGGATGGATCACACGGCACCTGAAGGACGGTGATGAGTTCGCAGGGGTGACGCGGAGCCTCCGCCTCACCCGTCTGACGCGTGCGGCTGTCGCTCGCCGCGCCCTCCGAGGCTTCAGTCCTCGGAGCTTCACTGCCGCGGGCTTCACTTCGGCGCGGAGGTGGAACGACCTCCGCGTGGTTGCCCGCTTGTCCACTTCCCTGGGAGCGCCCCTTGCCCTTGCGAGAGGCCCCCCGCGCTTCCTGCCTCGACTCCCCCGACGGTGGTACCGACATGAACGACACCACCGGCAGGAGTCCTGGCGCCGCACCCAGCATCGCGCCGAGGACGTACAGCCTGGTTCTCATGAAACCCCCTTGCCGGCTCGACCGCCCGCGCACGACACGGCGCGCGGGGCCCGATCGAACGGCAGCGACGAGGGTCGCGGGTGGGTCTGACATTCCCCGCCCTCCAGGACAACACGGACACCGGCCAGGCACGCGGGAAAGACACACGCCGGTATCCGATGACGGTCCCAGCGGGTACTATGCCCGCCCTCTCTGGAGCCGTAACCGAATGCCATTTCAGATCCACGTCCACCCGCCGCGCATCCTCGAGGTCATTTATCCCGCGGAGGTCACCGCGGAGGACCTGGCCGAGTACGAGAAGCAGCTCAAGGGGGTCATCGCGAGCATCGGCGGGGACTGGTCCGCGCTGGTGGACCAGTCGCAGCTTCGGGTGATGCCCTCCAACGTGGTGGGCGTGATGGCGAACCTGAACGCCTATGCCCAGCTCCACGGCATGCAGCGCTCGGCGCGCGTGGTGACCGACCCGTCCAGCGGCCTGCAGGCGTGGCGCATGACGAAGCGGGCCATGCTCAACAT
It encodes the following:
- a CDS encoding STAS/SEC14 domain-containing protein — its product is MPFQIHVHPPRILEVIYPAEVTAEDLAEYEKQLKGVIASIGGDWSALVDQSQLRVMPSNVVGVMANLNAYAQLHGMQRSARVVTDPSSGLQAWRMTKRAMLNIPARTFQTRAEALEWLQNPDAD